In Thermomonas carbonis, a single genomic region encodes these proteins:
- the plsB gene encoding glycerol-3-phosphate 1-O-acyltransferase PlsB: protein MESRPPQPSQASLFDAPPAPETPSEGAAPAIDSGDTEPTVEADPLPSLPLPGFLAESETEPAPVADEAPAGIGADIEPGTASLDIDPTPPADAAEHAQPDAAPTPPPLRPAKTKRPLWARILGRIVDPWLKLDIEPGDPEQFRQFDDGRPVCYVLEDYGLSNALILERSCREAGLPSPLQPIPGDPLGRKRSYVALSRRHANALLSLGLVPGPEHKTHSGSLARLLEAHRANPALDVQLVPVSIFVGQAPNRSSGWFSVLFSENWAIVGRFRRLLAILLNGRDTLVQFAPPVSLRGIVAEDLPPERTVRKLSRVLRTHFRRLREVVVGPDLSTRRMLVDKVLAAEPVREAIADQARRDKITPDAAWQKAHAYAYEIAADYSHTVVRSASFLLTGVWNRIYRGVLVQHLDELKAAAPGHEIVYVPSHRSHMDYLLLSYLLYTHGVVPPHIFAGINLNLPVVGTLLRKGGAFFARRSFRGNALYAAVFREYMAQLIAGGYSIEYFIEGGRSRTGRLLPPKGGSLAMTVRAYLRQPSRPVLFQPVYIGYEKLMEGRSYLDELTGKPKEKESIWQLLGGIPKVLRTNYGQVVVNFGERIRLDELLAEQAPDWNGKPVEEDEKPGWLADAVDALAQRIQVNVNRAADVNPINLLALALLSTPKHAMGEADLLAQIALSQTLLREVPYAPHVTVTPHTPTQIVAHGEEIGTLIRTAHPLGDVLSVDDENAVLLSYFRNNVLHLFTAPAWIAVCFLNNRRMSRAQLQRLGRTLYPFLQAELFLPWTEDGFAERIDRTIDILVREGLLQQVSDEDGGILARNVGQTDEVFRLRAIGHAMQQAFERYYIAISVLVKNGPGTLGAGELESLCQLAAQRLSLLYAPAAPEFFDKGLFRGFIQKLRELKLVWADENSKLVFDDRLKAWAKDARVVLGRELRHTIERVSPNSGRSTGEMPALPVG, encoded by the coding sequence ATGGAAAGCCGCCCACCCCAGCCCAGCCAGGCCAGCCTGTTCGACGCACCGCCCGCCCCGGAGACCCCGTCGGAGGGTGCTGCACCGGCCATCGACAGCGGCGATACCGAGCCCACCGTCGAGGCCGATCCGCTGCCGTCGCTGCCGCTTCCCGGCTTCCTGGCCGAATCCGAGACCGAACCCGCGCCGGTCGCCGACGAAGCGCCCGCCGGCATCGGGGCAGACATCGAACCCGGCACTGCCAGCCTCGACATCGACCCCACGCCGCCAGCCGATGCCGCCGAACACGCCCAGCCCGACGCCGCGCCCACGCCTCCGCCACTGCGCCCGGCCAAGACCAAGCGGCCGCTGTGGGCGCGGATCCTCGGCCGCATCGTCGATCCCTGGCTGAAGCTGGACATCGAGCCCGGTGATCCCGAGCAGTTCCGGCAGTTCGATGACGGCCGCCCGGTCTGCTACGTGCTGGAGGACTACGGCCTGTCCAACGCGCTGATCCTCGAGCGTTCCTGCCGCGAGGCCGGCCTGCCCTCGCCGCTGCAGCCGATCCCCGGCGATCCGCTGGGCCGCAAGCGGTCCTACGTGGCACTGTCGCGGCGGCATGCGAATGCCCTGCTGTCGCTGGGGCTGGTGCCGGGGCCGGAACACAAGACCCATTCCGGTTCGCTGGCACGGCTGCTGGAGGCGCATCGCGCCAATCCAGCGCTGGACGTGCAGCTGGTGCCGGTGTCGATCTTCGTCGGCCAGGCACCGAACCGCAGCAGCGGCTGGTTCAGCGTGCTGTTCTCGGAGAACTGGGCGATCGTCGGCCGCTTCCGCCGCCTGCTGGCGATCCTGCTCAACGGTCGCGACACCCTGGTGCAGTTCGCGCCGCCGGTGTCGCTGCGCGGCATCGTCGCCGAGGACCTGCCGCCCGAACGCACCGTGCGCAAGCTGTCGCGGGTGCTGCGCACGCATTTCCGCCGCCTGCGCGAGGTCGTGGTCGGTCCCGACCTGTCGACCCGGCGCATGCTGGTCGACAAGGTGCTGGCCGCCGAACCGGTGCGCGAGGCGATCGCCGACCAGGCCCGGCGCGACAAGATCACGCCCGACGCCGCCTGGCAGAAAGCGCACGCCTATGCCTACGAGATCGCCGCCGACTATTCGCACACGGTGGTGCGCTCGGCCAGCTTCCTGCTGACCGGGGTCTGGAACCGGATTTACCGCGGCGTGCTGGTGCAGCACCTGGACGAACTCAAGGCCGCAGCGCCGGGCCACGAAATCGTCTACGTGCCATCGCACCGCAGCCACATGGACTACCTGCTGCTGAGCTACCTGCTCTACACGCACGGGGTGGTGCCGCCGCACATCTTCGCCGGCATCAACCTCAACCTGCCGGTGGTCGGCACCCTGTTGCGCAAGGGTGGCGCGTTCTTCGCACGCCGCAGCTTCCGCGGCAATGCGCTGTACGCGGCGGTGTTCCGCGAATACATGGCGCAGCTGATCGCCGGCGGTTACTCGATCGAGTACTTCATCGAAGGCGGGCGCTCGCGCACCGGCCGCCTGCTGCCGCCGAAGGGCGGGTCGCTGGCGATGACGGTGCGCGCCTACCTGCGCCAGCCGAGCCGGCCGGTGCTGTTCCAGCCGGTCTACATCGGCTACGAAAAATTGATGGAAGGCCGCAGCTACCTGGACGAGCTGACCGGCAAGCCGAAGGAAAAGGAATCGATCTGGCAGTTGCTGGGCGGCATTCCCAAGGTGCTGCGGACCAACTACGGCCAGGTGGTGGTGAACTTCGGCGAGCGCATCCGCCTGGACGAGTTGCTGGCCGAGCAGGCGCCTGACTGGAACGGCAAGCCGGTCGAGGAAGACGAGAAGCCGGGCTGGCTGGCCGACGCCGTCGACGCGCTGGCGCAGCGCATCCAGGTCAACGTCAACCGCGCCGCCGACGTCAATCCGATCAACCTGCTGGCGCTGGCGCTGCTGTCCACGCCCAAGCACGCGATGGGCGAAGCCGACCTGCTCGCCCAGATCGCGCTGTCGCAGACCCTGCTGCGCGAGGTGCCGTACGCGCCGCACGTCACCGTGACCCCGCACACGCCAACCCAGATCGTCGCCCACGGCGAGGAAATCGGCACCCTGATCCGCACCGCGCATCCGCTCGGCGACGTGCTCAGCGTGGACGACGAGAACGCGGTGCTGCTGAGCTACTTCCGCAACAACGTGCTGCACCTGTTCACCGCGCCGGCGTGGATCGCGGTGTGCTTCCTCAACAACCGGCGGATGTCGCGCGCGCAGCTGCAGCGGCTGGGCCGCACGCTATATCCGTTCCTGCAGGCGGAGCTGTTCCTGCCGTGGACCGAGGACGGCTTCGCCGAGCGCATCGACCGCACCATCGACATCCTGGTGCGCGAAGGCCTGCTGCAGCAGGTCAGCGACGAGGACGGCGGCATCCTTGCCCGCAACGTCGGCCAGACCGATGAGGTGTTCCGCCTGCGCGCGATCGGGCATGCGATGCAGCAGGCGTTCGAGCGTTACTACATCGCCATTTCGGTGCTGGTGAAGAACGGCCCCGGCACCCTCGGCGCCGGCGAACTGGAAAGCCTCTGCCAACTCGCGGCGCAACGGCTGTCGCTGCTGTACGCGCCGGCCGCGCCGGAGTTCTTCGACAAGGGCCTGTTCCGCGGCTTCATCCAGAAGCTGCGCGAACTGAAGCTGGTGTGGGCCGACGAGAACAGCAAGCTGGTCTTCGACGATCGCCTCAAGGCCTGGGCGAAAGACGCGCGAGTGGTGCTGGGTCGCGAACTGCGCCACACCATCGAACGGGTCAGCCCGAACAGCGGGCGCAGCACCGGAGAAATGCCGGCGTTGCCGGTGGGATAG
- a CDS encoding YdcH family protein, with the protein MNQPRDPAELSRMARRVVEMRQEHRDLDTAIERLAADIQADELALKRLKKRKLQLKDQIAWIENALIPDEPA; encoded by the coding sequence ATGAACCAGCCGCGCGATCCCGCCGAACTGTCCCGCATGGCACGACGCGTGGTCGAGATGCGCCAGGAACATCGCGACCTGGACACCGCCATCGAACGCCTGGCCGCCGACATCCAGGCCGACGAGCTGGCGCTCAAGCGCCTGAAGAAGCGCAAGTTGCAGCTGAAGGACCAGATTGCCTGGATCGAGAACGCGCTGATCCCGGACGAGCCCGCCTGA
- a CDS encoding DUF2608 domain-containing protein: protein MRRLMPLVLVAVLAACAGHGVRPQAGVESDVRTSRDLSDIAPVLAENGRRRTLLVLDIDDTLLTSTRFFGSDAWYDWQDKGLAKDDPAKLPCLFDIISLNYETGSQRPTQPDGPALVNALQGDRMLLTSRNPLSRGGTLRTLDDAGYALPPALPNAANGISWDFRKADGARMSRVVYDQGLFMTTGQDKGLVLLDLLRRLGLRYDRVVLVDDGRKNIDNMQAALRDAGIDYVGLHYLRVDKTVDEADAKAGWQAWRQLLATTYPQRLEAFDNKKCAY, encoded by the coding sequence ATGCGCCGCCTGATGCCGTTGGTCCTCGTCGCCGTCCTCGCCGCATGCGCGGGGCACGGGGTGCGTCCGCAAGCCGGGGTGGAATCGGATGTGCGCACAAGCCGCGATCTGTCGGACATCGCGCCCGTGCTGGCGGAAAACGGCAGGCGCCGTACCCTGCTGGTGCTGGACATCGACGACACGCTGCTGACCTCGACCCGGTTCTTCGGCAGCGACGCCTGGTACGACTGGCAGGACAAGGGGCTGGCGAAAGACGACCCGGCCAAGCTGCCCTGCCTGTTCGACATCATCTCGCTCAACTACGAAACAGGAAGCCAGCGCCCGACCCAGCCGGATGGTCCCGCCCTGGTGAATGCCCTGCAAGGGGACCGGATGCTGCTGACCTCGCGCAATCCGCTGTCCCGCGGCGGCACCCTGCGGACGCTGGACGATGCCGGCTACGCGCTGCCGCCCGCGCTGCCGAATGCGGCCAATGGCATCAGCTGGGATTTCCGCAAGGCGGACGGCGCCAGGATGTCCCGCGTGGTCTACGACCAGGGGCTGTTCATGACCACTGGCCAGGACAAGGGCCTGGTGCTGCTGGACCTGCTGCGCCGGCTTGGCCTGCGCTACGACCGCGTGGTGCTGGTGGACGACGGCCGCAAGAACATCGACAACATGCAGGCCGCGCTGCGCGATGCCGGCATCGACTATGTGGGCCTGCACTACCTCCGCGTGGACAAGACCGTGGACGAAGCGGATGCCAAGGCGGGATGGCAGGCGTGGCGACAGCTGCTCGCCACCACTTACCCGCAGCGCCTCGAAGCATTCGACAACAAGAAATGTGCTTATTGA
- the ttcA gene encoding tRNA 2-thiocytidine(32) synthetase TtcA gives MNAAIPLPLAEPQPLARTCKQDADKLARQLRRQVGKAIADFGMIEDGDKLMVCLSGGKDSYAMLDVLLQLQKKAPIAFSITAVNLDQKQPGFPDHVLPDYLRSIGVDFHIIEQDTYSVVSRVIPAGKTMCSLCSRLRRGALYAHADRHGFSKIALGHHRDDIVNTFFLNLFFHAKSGGMPPKLLSDDGRHVVIRPLAYVRESDIEAYAEVKQFPIIPCNLCGSQENLQRAQVKKMLAQWERDTPGRIENISRALGNVCPSQLSDPNLFDFPSLGKRCDAALPDAHAWLAGDEMKID, from the coding sequence ATGAATGCCGCCATCCCACTCCCGCTGGCCGAACCGCAACCGCTCGCGCGCACGTGCAAGCAGGATGCCGACAAGCTGGCCAGGCAGCTGCGCCGCCAGGTGGGCAAGGCGATCGCCGACTTCGGGATGATCGAGGACGGCGACAAGCTGATGGTCTGCCTGTCCGGCGGCAAGGACAGTTACGCGATGCTGGATGTGCTGCTGCAATTGCAGAAGAAGGCACCGATCGCATTCAGCATCACCGCGGTGAACCTCGACCAGAAACAACCCGGCTTCCCCGACCACGTGCTGCCGGACTACCTGCGTTCGATCGGCGTGGATTTCCACATCATCGAGCAGGACACCTATTCCGTCGTCAGCCGCGTCATTCCGGCAGGCAAGACCATGTGTTCGCTGTGCTCGCGATTGCGCCGCGGTGCGTTGTACGCGCATGCCGACCGGCACGGCTTCAGCAAGATCGCGCTGGGCCATCATCGCGATGACATCGTCAACACGTTCTTCCTCAACCTGTTTTTCCACGCGAAGTCGGGCGGCATGCCGCCGAAGCTGCTGTCCGACGACGGCAGACACGTGGTCATCCGCCCGCTGGCCTACGTGCGCGAAAGCGACATCGAGGCCTATGCCGAGGTGAAGCAGTTCCCGATCATTCCCTGCAACCTGTGCGGCTCGCAGGAAAACCTGCAGCGCGCGCAGGTGAAGAAGATGCTCGCGCAATGGGAACGCGATACCCCGGGCCGCATCGAAAACATCTCGCGCGCGCTGGGCAATGTATGTCCGTCGCAATTGAGCGACCCGAATTTGTTCGACTTCCCCTCGCTCGGCAAGCGCTGCGATGCCGCGCTGCCGGATGCGCATGCGTGGCTCGCGGGCGATGAGATGAAAATCGATTAA
- a CDS encoding GGDEF domain-containing protein: MDIHAHRGSRRDAALRIAALALLLLQAGAVLAGTGWAPSLVNIAASLLAVVAAVACGRRHGWAPGHGWGLLVAAWGLWALGATMGLQQRLSGVDVPFPAIAGVLYLLGILPLLLAISLVGLERRDPVLGSIDLVLVAALGALYCGIRLRAFGEEFGDVDPVLLADMQNGFLVLLALMRRAAAENDRERRFFGVLFPFLLLRLATTAAYNRILESDLPAPVMAWAPLLPGLPFLLFTLLVLSPRLPAMWPGAPRMAPFARAISPLAVTVMLLLMSALVVARGAVGVGMPGIVLGVFGYGFRSTLLLVRTEAAVRRLHELARLDDLTGIANRRSFEEMSTLAWAQAARDGGPVALMMVDIDHFKALNDRLGHTAGDECLRRVARTLTDAVDGPPGAVARIGGEEFAVLLTGADADAATRLAERMREAVQALEAASGERRLSVTVSIGVASASPREGAGLQQTLMQADRMLYEAKRGGRNRVCTAADERFATPAA, translated from the coding sequence ATGGATATCCATGCGCACAGGGGCTCACGCCGGGACGCAGCGCTGCGCATCGCCGCGCTCGCGCTCCTGCTGCTGCAAGCCGGCGCCGTGCTGGCCGGTACCGGGTGGGCTCCCAGTTTGGTGAATATCGCCGCTTCGTTGCTGGCGGTGGTCGCCGCCGTGGCCTGCGGGCGCCGGCACGGTTGGGCCCCAGGCCACGGCTGGGGGCTGCTGGTGGCAGCCTGGGGTCTGTGGGCGCTGGGTGCCACCATGGGCCTGCAGCAGCGGCTATCCGGCGTGGACGTGCCTTTCCCGGCGATCGCCGGCGTGCTCTACCTGCTCGGGATCCTGCCGCTGCTGCTGGCGATCAGTCTGGTGGGCCTGGAACGGCGCGATCCCGTGCTGGGCAGCATCGACCTGGTGCTGGTGGCGGCGTTGGGCGCGCTGTACTGCGGTATCCGGCTGCGCGCCTTTGGCGAGGAATTCGGCGACGTCGACCCGGTATTGCTGGCGGACATGCAGAACGGATTCCTGGTACTGCTGGCGCTGATGCGCCGGGCCGCCGCCGAGAACGACCGCGAGCGGCGCTTCTTCGGCGTGCTGTTCCCGTTCCTGCTGCTGCGCCTCGCCACCACCGCCGCCTACAACCGCATCCTGGAATCCGACCTGCCCGCTCCGGTCATGGCGTGGGCGCCGTTGCTGCCCGGCTTGCCGTTCCTGCTGTTCACCCTGCTGGTGCTGTCGCCGCGGTTGCCGGCCATGTGGCCCGGCGCGCCACGGATGGCGCCATTCGCGCGTGCCATCAGCCCGCTCGCGGTGACCGTGATGCTGCTGCTGATGTCGGCCCTGGTGGTGGCCAGGGGCGCTGTGGGCGTGGGCATGCCAGGCATCGTGCTGGGCGTGTTCGGCTACGGCTTCCGCAGCACGTTGCTGCTGGTGCGCACCGAGGCGGCGGTGCGGCGCCTGCACGAGCTTGCCCGGCTCGACGACCTGACCGGCATCGCCAACCGGCGCAGTTTCGAGGAGATGTCCACGCTGGCCTGGGCGCAAGCGGCGCGCGATGGCGGGCCGGTGGCGCTGATGATGGTCGACATCGACCACTTCAAGGCGCTCAATGACCGCTTGGGTCATACCGCCGGGGACGAGTGCCTGCGACGGGTGGCGCGTACCCTGACCGATGCCGTCGACGGCCCGCCGGGCGCGGTGGCGAGGATAGGCGGCGAAGAATTCGCGGTCCTGCTGACGGGGGCCGATGCGGACGCGGCCACGCGCCTGGCCGAACGCATGCGGGAGGCGGTGCAAGCGCTGGAGGCCGCTTCCGGGGAGCGTCGCCTGTCGGTGACGGTCAGCATCGGCGTGGCCAGTGCCTCTCCGCGCGAGGGCGCAGGCTTGCAGCAGACGCTGATGCAGGCCGACCGCATGCTGTACGAGGCAAAGCGCGGCGGTCGCAACCGCGTTTGTACGGCGGCCGACGAGCGCTTCGCGACACCCGCGGCTTAG
- a CDS encoding recombination-associated protein RdgC, whose product MFFRNLTLFRFPTSLDLSDLEQQLAECALKPVGPLELSSRGFVPPFGHHGDALSHGLHDALWLTVGGEDKLLPGAVVNDLLQKKLAAIEEQEGRKPGGRTRKRLKDDLITELLPRAFVRPVRSDALLDTSLGVIAVDTSSRKNAESVVSEIRRALGSFPALPVNAEVAPRAILTGWIAGDTLPEGLTLGDECELRDPTDTGAVVKVQRMDLSGDEIARHLESGKQATRLALVLDDHVSFVIGEDLVVRKFKLLDGAVDQLESTERDDVTAELEARFALMAGEFKRLFNVLEKAFKLSKADA is encoded by the coding sequence ATGTTCTTCCGCAATCTCACGCTGTTCCGTTTCCCGACGTCGCTCGACCTGTCCGACCTCGAACAACAACTGGCCGAATGCGCGCTCAAGCCGGTCGGTCCGCTGGAACTTTCATCGCGCGGCTTCGTGCCACCGTTCGGCCACCACGGCGATGCGCTGAGCCATGGCCTGCACGATGCGCTGTGGCTCACCGTGGGCGGTGAGGACAAACTGCTGCCCGGCGCGGTGGTCAACGACCTGCTGCAGAAGAAGCTGGCGGCGATCGAGGAACAGGAAGGCCGCAAGCCCGGCGGGCGCACGCGCAAGCGCCTGAAGGACGACCTGATCACCGAACTGCTGCCGCGCGCGTTCGTGCGGCCGGTGCGCAGCGATGCGCTGTTGGACACGTCGCTGGGCGTGATCGCGGTGGATACGTCATCGCGCAAGAACGCGGAATCGGTGGTCAGCGAAATCCGTCGCGCGCTGGGCAGTTTCCCGGCCTTGCCGGTGAATGCCGAAGTCGCGCCGCGCGCCATCCTGACCGGCTGGATCGCCGGCGACACCTTGCCGGAAGGATTGACGCTAGGCGACGAATGCGAACTGCGCGATCCCACCGACACCGGCGCGGTGGTCAAGGTGCAGCGCATGGATCTGTCGGGAGACGAGATCGCCAGGCACCTGGAATCCGGCAAGCAGGCGACGCGCCTGGCGCTGGTGCTGGACGACCACGTCAGCTTCGTGATCGGCGAAGACCTGGTGGTGCGCAAGTTCAAGTTGCTGGATGGCGCGGTGGATCAACTGGAATCCACCGAGCGCGACGACGTCACCGCAGAACTCGAGGCGCGCTTCGCATTGATGGCCGGCGAGTTCAAGCGCCTGTTCAACGTGCTGGAAAAAGCCTTCAAGCTCAGCAAGGCCGATGCCTGA
- a CDS encoding RCC1 domain-containing protein, translated as MATKTIGWAGTGLLWLLLGIAGSWSGGAMAQTSAGAIPDGDGRVVALAAGGYHSCALRTNGSVACWGANWAGQTTAPKRGYFTAVTTGYGHSCALQSNGAAVCWGGNGAGQTAVPQGEIFAAIAAGGQHTCGLRADGVTMCWGSNNYGQATPPLKVRFVALVAGDTHACGLRADGVAVCWGSNLAGESSVPAGETFTAISSVYMHTCGLRANGVGVCWGNGQVASIAGSQVSTALAAGGVHTCTISQYGTAVCGGVNTYGQASPPLVKGNRYIAMASGFNHTCALNQNGNVVCWGDNTHGQTNAPRGPFGMGAVASGYSHNCDLDGDGTLVCAGSNGSGESTPPGGSFADVGAGAAFSCARAVTGSLSCWGFNDLNRATPPTGPFASMDVGSAGGCALAATGVPVCWGNNGNGQATPALPPFLRTYRQLNLGAFHGCGIFDNGSASCWGYAGTSATSVPAGSWLAISAGEQHSCGLKSNGQLACWGGGMASTLPPTGTFKALASGTSHACAIRDSGELACWGSNASGQANAPGGRFVRVTAGDKHSCAIRENGARLCWGTL; from the coding sequence ATGGCGACGAAGACGATCGGGTGGGCCGGCACCGGCCTGTTGTGGCTTCTGCTGGGCATTGCCGGCAGCTGGTCGGGCGGGGCGATGGCGCAGACCAGCGCCGGGGCGATTCCGGACGGGGACGGGCGGGTGGTGGCGCTTGCGGCGGGTGGTTACCACTCGTGCGCCTTGCGCACCAACGGCTCGGTGGCGTGTTGGGGCGCCAACTGGGCCGGCCAGACGACTGCACCCAAGCGGGGCTACTTCACTGCCGTGACGACGGGATATGGCCATAGCTGCGCACTGCAATCCAACGGTGCGGCGGTGTGCTGGGGTGGCAACGGCGCAGGGCAGACTGCGGTTCCCCAAGGAGAAATCTTCGCTGCAATCGCGGCGGGCGGTCAGCATACGTGCGGTCTGCGAGCGGATGGCGTGACCATGTGCTGGGGTAGCAACAATTACGGGCAGGCCACCCCGCCGCTCAAGGTGCGTTTCGTTGCGCTGGTGGCTGGCGATACGCATGCCTGCGGCTTGCGCGCCGATGGTGTGGCCGTGTGCTGGGGAAGCAACCTCGCGGGCGAATCGTCCGTACCCGCCGGCGAGACGTTCACTGCGATTTCTTCGGTTTACATGCACACCTGCGGCTTGCGCGCCAACGGCGTGGGCGTGTGCTGGGGCAATGGCCAGGTCGCCAGCATCGCCGGTAGCCAGGTGTCCACCGCGCTGGCCGCTGGCGGCGTGCATACCTGCACGATCAGCCAGTACGGAACCGCGGTCTGCGGCGGCGTGAACACCTACGGGCAGGCAAGTCCGCCGCTGGTGAAAGGGAACCGTTACATCGCAATGGCGAGCGGCTTCAACCACACCTGCGCACTCAACCAGAACGGCAACGTCGTCTGCTGGGGCGACAACACCCACGGCCAGACCAATGCGCCGCGCGGCCCCTTCGGCATGGGCGCGGTTGCCTCCGGGTACTCCCACAATTGCGACCTGGATGGCGATGGCACGCTGGTCTGCGCGGGCAGCAATGGCAGCGGTGAATCCACGCCGCCAGGCGGAAGCTTTGCCGATGTCGGCGCGGGGGCCGCCTTCAGCTGTGCGCGCGCCGTGACCGGCAGCCTGTCGTGCTGGGGGTTCAACGATCTCAACCGCGCCACGCCGCCGACCGGGCCGTTCGCTTCGATGGACGTCGGTTCTGCCGGCGGCTGCGCGCTGGCGGCGACCGGGGTGCCGGTCTGCTGGGGCAACAACGGCAATGGCCAGGCCACGCCGGCGCTGCCACCGTTCCTGCGCACGTATCGCCAGCTCAACCTGGGTGCGTTCCACGGCTGCGGCATCTTCGACAACGGCAGCGCCAGCTGCTGGGGCTACGCCGGGACCAGCGCGACCAGCGTCCCCGCCGGCAGCTGGCTGGCGATCAGCGCCGGCGAGCAGCACAGCTGTGGCCTGAAATCGAACGGCCAGCTGGCCTGCTGGGGTGGCGGCATGGCGAGCACGCTGCCGCCGACCGGTACGTTCAAGGCGCTGGCGTCGGGCACTTCGCACGCCTGCGCGATCCGCGACAGCGGCGAGCTGGCCTGCTGGGGCAGCAACGCCAGCGGCCAGGCAAATGCGCCGGGCGGCCGCTTCGTGCGGGTCACCGCCGGCGACAAGCACAGCTGCGCGATCCGCGAGAACGGCGCGCGCCTGTGCTGGGGAACCCTCTGA
- a CDS encoding tudor domain-containing protein, protein MGKTLLVILLGVLACAGAMAQSRGDWVLGQWQGGAYWFPGVVQERNGDKVTIQYDDGTTETVSLKRIKSYNWALGTRVECQWSGGSEWYSGKIAGMAKDGSEIDVLYDDGDRERIATGGCRSR, encoded by the coding sequence ATGGGCAAGACACTGCTGGTAATCCTGCTTGGCGTGCTGGCCTGCGCCGGCGCGATGGCGCAGTCGCGCGGCGACTGGGTCCTCGGGCAATGGCAGGGCGGCGCTTACTGGTTCCCGGGCGTGGTGCAGGAACGCAACGGCGACAAGGTCACCATCCAATACGACGACGGCACCACCGAAACCGTGTCCTTGAAGCGCATCAAGTCCTACAACTGGGCGCTCGGCACGCGCGTGGAATGCCAGTGGTCGGGCGGCAGCGAGTGGTACTCCGGCAAGATCGCCGGGATGGCCAAGGACGGCAGCGAGATCGACGTCCTCTACGACGACGGCGATCGCGAACGCATCGCGACCGGCGGCTGCCGCTCCCGCTAG
- a CDS encoding SprT family zinc-dependent metalloprotease — protein MQSLLRLLQAHRTVSKASSVQRDSIGFVLDDGRHVDVLRVRDPRARRIKLSVDERGARLSLPLRASLVAGERFLHEHRDWLALQLAAQGEHAGEGLLRGVTDALPLRGQDVPLRWTGGRALRIDIDADAGLSFAAPVTAGDAGMRRALRDFYEAQGRADVGRWLPGYLEDLPRAPRRIVFKRTSTQWGSLAPDGTLSLDLALVLARPSAFEYVLVHELCHLLHADHSRRFWREVEARFPAWRDERHYFHAEGRRLKARLRGLLAG, from the coding sequence ATGCAGTCTCTGTTGCGCCTGTTGCAGGCACACCGCACCGTTTCCAAGGCCTCTTCCGTCCAGCGCGACAGCATCGGCTTCGTGCTGGACGACGGCCGCCACGTCGATGTCCTGCGCGTGCGCGATCCGCGTGCGCGCAGGATCAAATTGTCGGTCGATGAACGCGGCGCGCGCCTGAGCTTGCCGCTGCGTGCCAGCCTGGTCGCCGGCGAACGCTTCCTGCACGAACATCGCGACTGGCTGGCCCTGCAGCTGGCCGCGCAGGGCGAACACGCCGGCGAAGGATTGCTGCGCGGCGTCACCGATGCGCTGCCGTTACGCGGCCAGGACGTGCCGCTGCGCTGGACCGGCGGACGGGCGCTGCGAATCGACATCGATGCCGACGCCGGCCTGTCGTTCGCCGCGCCGGTGACGGCCGGCGATGCCGGCATGCGCCGCGCACTGCGCGATTTCTACGAAGCACAGGGCCGCGCCGATGTCGGCCGCTGGTTGCCGGGTTATCTCGAAGACTTGCCGCGCGCGCCGCGGCGCATCGTGTTCAAGCGCACCTCGACCCAATGGGGTTCGCTGGCACCGGACGGCACGCTGTCGCTGGACTTGGCGCTGGTGCTGGCGCGGCCGTCCGCGTTCGAATACGTGCTGGTCCACGAGCTCTGCCACTTGCTGCATGCCGACCATTCGCGACGATTCTGGCGCGAGGTGGAAGCGCGATTCCCGGCATGGCGCGACGAACGCCACTATTTCCACGCCGAAGGCCGGCGATTGAAGGCGCGCCTGCGCGGCCTGCTGGCCGGTTGA